The nucleotide sequence CGGGCAAAGGAGGCGCCTTTGTCAGGTCTAAGTTAAAAAGCATCAGGACGGGAAATACTATCGACCGGACCTTTCGCCCAGCTGATCTCATAGAGGAGATATTTATCGAGGAAAGAGACTACCATTACATGTATTACGACGGCCTGTATCATTTTATGGACAACGAGACTTACGAGCAGACAGCGCTTCCGGAGGCAACAGTCGGAGAAGCGGCAAAGTATTTAAAGGAAAATGTGCAGATTACCGCCCAGATACATGACGCCAAGGTGTTGAGCGTAAAGCTGCCCTTATTTTTAAAATTTAAGATTGTAGAAACAGAGCCGGGCGTAAGAGGAGATACCGTAAAAGCCGGCACAAAGAGCGCCAAAATAGAGACCGGCGCCACAGTCCAGGTGCCGTTATTTATAGAGAACGGGGAAATTATAACTGTAGATACCCGTACCGGAAAATACACAGGCCGAGCATAAATTTTAAAGGGGTGTTTATGAATATAAAAGAAATCAAAGAAGTCATAAATCTTATGAACGATAACGGGTTGACAGAGATAGAGCTGGAAAAAGACGGACTCAAGATACGGCTCGTGAAGGGACGCGAGGGCATGATTGAGACGAGCGTGCTGGATAGAGGGGCAGAAAAAGCGATCCCGGCGTCGAGCGTCCGGCAAATGCAGTCGGAACAAGCAGCGGCACTTGTGAAATCCAAAAATCTGGAAATAAAATCGCCGATGGTCGGGACATTCTATGCGTCACCTTCTCCGGACGCCCCTCCTTTTGTCAAGGTGGGCGACAATGTGGCGCTCGGCCAGGTAGTATGCATAATTGAGGCCATGAAGCTCATGAATGAAATCAAATCAGAGATAAAGGGCAAGGTAGCCGCTGTTCTAGTAGAAAATGCCGATCCGGTCGAGTTTAGTCAAACATTGTTTCTAGTCGAACCGGTATAAGGAGATCGCATGTTTTCTAAGATACTGATAGCAAATCGCGGGGAAATAGCGCTCAGGATAATCCGCGCGTGTAAAGAAATGGGTATAAAGACTGTAGCGGTCTATTCGGAAGCAGACGCTGAATCCCCGCACGTTAAGCTTGCCGATGAAGCCGTATGTATAGGGCCGGCGCCAAGCGCCAAAAGCTATCTTAATATACCGTCCATTATAAGCGCCGCTGAGATTACGGACGTCGAGGCAATACATCCCGGTTACGGATTCCTTGCCGAAGACGCTCACTTTGCCGAAATATGCCAGTCGTGCCAAATAAAATTCATAGGGCCCTCCCCTGAGAGCATAAGGCTGATGGGAGATAAGCTGGCGGCAAAAAACACCGTCAGGCGCGTCGGCTTGCCGGTAGTGCCCGGAACAGACAAGGTAATAAAGACAAAAGAAGATGCCCTCAAAGTCTCCAATAAGCTAAAATATCCTGTTATCGTTAAAGCGGCGGCGGGCGGCGGCGGGCGCGGCATGCGAATATGCCACAACGATGTGCGGTTGGTAAGCGCTATTCTTACGGCACAACGCGAAGCGGAAGTCGCTTTTGGAAACCCTGATATTTACATAGAAAAATACATAGAAAAACCCCGCCATATTGAAATACAGCTTTTAGGGGACCAATACGGCCATATAGTATATCTGGGAGAACGTGACTGTACTATACAAAGGCGCCATCAAAAACTGATCGAGGAGACGCCCTCGCTTGCCGTAAACGAAAAACTGAGAAAAAAGATGGGCGAACTAGCTGTAAAGGCCGCCAAAAGCGTAAACTATTATAGCGCCGGAACTATAGAATTTCTACTGGACAAAAGTGGCGAGTTCTATTTTATGGAAATGAATACAAGGATACAGGTGGAGCATCCGGTAACCGAGATGGTCACGGGTATTGACCTTATAAAAGAGCAAATAGCCATTGCTAACGGAAAACACCTTACGATAAAACAGGAAGATATTAAACTAAACGGGTGGGCAATCGAATCGCGCATATACGCAGAAGACCCTGACAATAATTTCATGCCCTCTCCCGGCAAAATAACCGAATATGAAGCGCCGGGCGGCAGGGGCGTACGCCTGGACACGCATGTCCACTCCGGGTTCGAGGTATCACCTTACTACGACTCGATGATAGGCAAGCTCATAACCCACGGAAGGACGCGGAAAGAGGCGATAGATATAATGAAACGGGCTCTCGAGGAATACAAAATAAAGCC is from Candidatus Omnitrophota bacterium and encodes:
- the efp gene encoding elongation factor P, encoding MISINELRGGIFIKWDGELYIVVNSQHYKPGKGGAFVRSKLKSIRTGNTIDRTFRPADLIEEIFIEERDYHYMYYDGLYHFMDNETYEQTALPEATVGEAAKYLKENVQITAQIHDAKVLSVKLPLFLKFKIVETEPGVRGDTVKAGTKSAKIETGATVQVPLFIENGEIITVDTRTGKYTGRA
- the accB gene encoding acetyl-CoA carboxylase biotin carboxyl carrier protein, translated to MNIKEIKEVINLMNDNGLTEIELEKDGLKIRLVKGREGMIETSVLDRGAEKAIPASSVRQMQSEQAAALVKSKNLEIKSPMVGTFYASPSPDAPPFVKVGDNVALGQVVCIIEAMKLMNEIKSEIKGKVAAVLVENADPVEFSQTLFLVEPV
- the accC gene encoding acetyl-CoA carboxylase biotin carboxylase subunit yields the protein MFSKILIANRGEIALRIIRACKEMGIKTVAVYSEADAESPHVKLADEAVCIGPAPSAKSYLNIPSIISAAEITDVEAIHPGYGFLAEDAHFAEICQSCQIKFIGPSPESIRLMGDKLAAKNTVRRVGLPVVPGTDKVIKTKEDALKVSNKLKYPVIVKAAAGGGGRGMRICHNDVRLVSAILTAQREAEVAFGNPDIYIEKYIEKPRHIEIQLLGDQYGHIVYLGERDCTIQRRHQKLIEETPSLAVNEKLRKKMGELAVKAAKSVNYYSAGTIEFLLDKSGEFYFMEMNTRIQVEHPVTEMVTGIDLIKEQIAIANGKHLTIKQEDIKLNGWAIESRIYAEDPDNNFMPSPGKITEYEAPGGRGVRLDTHVHSGFEVSPYYDSMIGKLITHGRTRKEAIDIMKRALEEYKIKPIKTTIPLLRNIFNNPMFVKGDIATDFLSGLEEESKT